The DNA region ATTATgatatgataaaaaatacattgcaaaatacattttattttactacaatcAATATTAAATGAAGCATATGTTGATTAAGCCGCTGTTAAGTttaatgtaattacataaaacattattaaaaataatgttagaaTTAacttttagattatatattttggtatttgttatttaagagcattatatatgtgtttatgcaTACGTGTGTGCGCGCGTTTGTGTTTACAAGCTATACCTTTTTTATGTGAAGAGATTTAATAAAGGTTAAAAATAGTCAGAATAATAGTAGGAAGATGCTTGATATTTTGTATTGAGACCAACGAAACGCTTCATTTATGAAAAGGGTTGAGGATTTATTAATTTGTCCGAACAACATCGCATGATGTAATAACTATAATAGTGCagtattttgtataaatgtaaaagcaatgataaacataatatttctagtttaaaaagcgttttgtattatttttgtttatttatactattttgtattgtttgcgATTCTGAAgtcattgttaaaatatattttgtaaaaaaacatttctctttgtgtttcgaaaaaaaaaatacgcattcgtaaaaaatatatataaaataaaaattaaagcgCCCTTTAGCAAAGAGTTAAAATCCACGTGGTGCGCCACAAAGCCCATTTCTCGCCGTCTGTGGTGTGTAGTGGCATTCACGACGTTTTGCGACATACCGTACGTGGACGCTCAACTCTCCCGGGTGAGATACCGGCTGAGCGGCGCAGTTGCACAGAAATATCAAAGAAAGCGACTGATAGTCCAATAACACTCTGCACTTTTTGTCAGATCAAAAGCACACGGGGTTCATACGCCGTCTCTGCTGCCCGTAATCAGTCGCGGTAAATGTGGACTCTTTAGTTGAGCGGAAAAGCGACGCGAGGGAAGGCAACTAATTGTCTAAACGGGGCTTGAAGTAAGTTGCCTCCCCAGCGGCGCTTTAAAGGGAAGCCACAGCCCGGATCCCCAGAATAACGGTGAAAATGGACTATGATTTCAAAGTGAAGCTCACCGGGGAGAGAGAACGAGTCGAGGATCTCTTTGAGTACGAGGGATGTAAAGTTGGACGGGGGACATATGGCCATGTGTACAAAGCAAAGAGGAAAGATGGGTGAGTTTGCAGGATGGACTTGTGCAGCGATATGAGGCCTGCGCTGCCGTCGCGTTCTGCTCTCAGAAACCAAAACAGACCGTGTGTTATCCGCCCTCGGCCCGGTGTTTTACAGAGACACGTCTCTCGTCTTCAAAGAGAGTTTGATATGTACGGCTCACCGTTTCAGTGGAGGCTTATTTTGAGGGGATTGTGAATGTACGTCAGCAGGCACGAGTGCTGTTGTGATTGACGAGCTTATGCAGTTTCGACGGGCACAGGTGCATTTGATGCAGATTTAGGTTTGCTACATCACGTGTTGTTTTTCTTCGTCGTGACGTGAACTGTATTTACCTctaacaaaaaacacactttcttGATGGCACCTTTAAACGGCCGACTGAAGGGCTGCTCCAAAACACACAGCGTTACGTATTATCAACACCTCTGGTCTGAAAGCAGGCtcgttttacattttgtgtctGTAAATATAACGCAGCAAGATAGCAGGCTTTCGTGTTGCCTTTGTCATGGCAGGGAATTCGATTTAAtggtttcatgttttatttacacttatttttctgtgtttataaCGTGGTAACACTTCAAAAGGTCCCTTGTTAACGCATTAAATAACAAGGAGGGATATATCTGTTACAGACTTGATTaaactttgttaatgttagcCCACTTCCATGGATTCCATGGATGGTTAGCAAGATTAAGAAATGCTATAGGATTATCAGTTCatgctaatgttaacaaatggaaGCTTGCgttataatttcatatttaaactaGTTACattaatttctatatattttatagcctTGTTCCTGTGCAAATGTGTGGGACTCCTCACCTGTGTAAAGTCTCTCAATTTAATGGCAACACCTGGACGTTTGCATTGAGATAGTGGTTCAGAGGAGGAtctttttagcctttttttaagtttcttttttccttttgctggtttctctctcttctgcaGTTGAACTGGTTGCATCAGTAATTCTGGTTTCACCTAACCATTTATGTCAGTAGATGTTGAGGATTATGACAGGTATAACTTTCATTCTGTAAAATATGTCATGCGAATGGGAATTAGAAAGTCGGTTTTGTTTGAAGTCTGTCTGGTGGAAAAGGGAGTTGAGATTCTCTCAATGTTTCTGGTAACTTGCCATTCTCCGAATATAGGATGAAAACACAAGGATTTATCAGTGCTCCTTTTCCAAAGAAggacaaatgtttttcttttaaattaggGTTGCGACAACTAATCGATAAAATTGATTATTATCGATGATGAAAATAATCGCCAATGATTCTCCTTATCGATTAGTCGGGTCTGCCCACATTGCAGCCAAACATGTCAAATTACAGCATTGAATACCGCACTTCTACGGGCAAAATGAATCTGTAATAGAGGAGGAAACAGAATGTGATGCTACGGGAGAAGTACATGATTAAACTGCTAAAAATCTTTACTTAGTCTCGGACAGAACAACATTATCTGTGCTGAAATATCAGTTGttgaatattacattaaaatatgaaggTCAACATATTGTGTACGTATTTTATGAGGAACTGTAAATGGATATAGGATGTGATTCTGAATATAAATACTAGACGTTTCATAACCGACTTTTGTGAGATATTTGTAGTGATATAATTAttgcataattataattattgctctttgtagtgttttttttttttttttttttttttcagatacccaattacagtcaaataaaaaagtacataatgCCGGGAAGAATTCAAGTTGTTATAAAAAGTATAGGAGGACATTGTTAAACACTGTTTGTTTGAAGGACATTGcacagaatgtgtttttgttaaatcaTATTCCTAAAgttttatgaataattcattagACATCCTTTTttgattattacatttatgattatgaCTAAACCATTAAAAGGATAAAACTAAGTGAATATGGCTCAAACTAACTACATTTAATTTAGGTTGTATTGCCTACTTTTGGACAGAAATTAAACGACCATGATTTAAAAGTTTTGCATTTAGTGATCAGAAATTAGAAGGGGGAATAAATAAAGGACCTAAAATGTCCActgtacaatttatttatattggcAGTTTTTGCTTGGAAGGTTTGACAGAATGTCTCTCCTATCTGCAGGACAATTGTGGTCATATTGAGGCAGCTGAAATAGCATTCCACCCAATGTGCATTTGCAATTCTTTTGTATTAAGTGCTATCATAATATgcttgttttagtaattgtgtacatttttgatcGTTTTGTTCTGGTGAAGCAATATTTTTCCCACCAATTGCAAACTATCCAATTGAATGGATCTGCTGATGAGTTACTGTAAGTTGGGTCTGAAGTGAGACCCATCAGACAGACCCAAAGCTGGGCTATTAAAGTCCAGACTGCCTGGCGGCCAAAGTCTCACTTGAAGGTCCTAAgtgtttaaagatgtttttgttcacCATAGAAGCTGATTGTTTATGAGGCGGTTTACAGCTAATTTGTTCTCCAGAAACTGGACAGGGCGTTGTGGGATTTTATAGGCTGATGTTTTTTGCGGGATTTAATTTCAACATTACCCTCTTGCCTCGCATTAGCAGACCTGTGAGTTTTTGATGGTGTGTTGGTGGTAAAAGAGTCAAAATGATATGCTTACATTTCTCCTTGGCCTTTCCCGGTGGATTCTTTCTCTCTATAAGGGGTTTAATGTGATATGTAGGTATAGGTTTAGGGAACTGTAATGAACTGAAGAGTAATTGCGGTTGCTGATATGTCTATTTGCAGGAAGGATGATAAAGATTAtgctctgaagcagattgaagGCACAGGGATCTCTATGTCCGCCTGCAGAGAGATAGCAGTAAGTACATCAAGCTTTAAACGCGTTTCTCTCAAGAGGATCTTCTTCCTTTACTTGTATATTTAATCTGTGAAAAATACTTGTCTTATTTTAtcttacacatttatattttaattcattatcaaataatttcttaaacattaagtaaaattaataaagttatATCAGCCTAATATCGGCCACCCTGCTTTTCAAGATATCGGCCTTCTGTGTACCACTAATGTAAACCTAGTTAATAATAGCATGACAAATGTAGTACTTCCTTTATACTATTGGAAAGATACTTTTACTTGGTAATTATTCAAAAGATTTTGGATGCAGCCATTCATTTGTGATCAACTGTTCATCTTATAGTGCAGTGAAGGTGAACATTTccagtaaataattaaaatgtgttttgatgcgACTTAAATATAGCGCATGAGTCTTATAGAAaacttttatgatgctttttgaGGCTTTAAAACTCCAGTCTCCCGTTTATCGTAATTGCTTGGAAAAGAGCAACCGGGACATTTTTCAAACTTTCTGCTTTTGTCTTCCATAGTTTTGGAGCAGCATAAGGGtgaataaacaatgacagattttttttttattttggtccGAACTATCTTTGCAATAAGCATTCTTCAGGCTGAAGTGATTTTGTGTACTCTGGGTGCTCTGTAGATGTCTGTCTCAGCATGTGCGCCTGTGTGTGCTCGCTCTTGTTTGCTCCCTGCAGCTGCTGCGTGAACTGAAGCACCCCAATGTGATCTCACTGCAGAAGGTTTTCCTGTCACATGCAGACCGCAAAGTGTGGCTTCTCTTTGACTATGCTGAACATGACCTCTGGGTAACATACAATCAGACGCTCATGCATGCACACAGAGAAATGTTTGTATTTGGTACGTATCTTGCTGAGGGTCTACATTTCTTTGTAGCACATCATCAAGTTCCACAGAGCCTCCAAGGCCAATAAGAAGCCTCTTCAGCTGCCGCGTGGAATGGTAAAGTCTTTGCTTTACCAGATCCTAGACGGCATCCACTATTTGCACGCCAACTGGGTCCTGCACAGAGACTTGGTGAGGTTCAGTACGTTTTATATTGAACAGACAAATGTCTATCCAGATGTATCTAATTTgacttgtttctctttttttgggaTCATCTTGATTTTGAGTAGCAGTGTTAATTTTGTTCATAATTTGtcaacaacagtttttttttcacagacgAAAATGAGAGCATAACGAAcgaaaactcattttaaacgACAAAAACTATAACAAATCTATTGACATTTTCGTCAACTAATAAAAACGAGGAAAATGTTAGGGAGGGGGATAAGATTCATTCAGAACGTGGTTCGGGGGTTAGATGCGTAATTTACATTCCATTATATAGCCTATTGATCTATCCTGCAGGACATAAGCTAACATACACTTGCTGCACGTCTCataaaactttcaaaaatcTCACTGTGGAAGTAAGAGAAGAGAAGGGATATGGATAAATTTGATGATGCAACTCAATTTAGTCCGGTTTCTGAGCGCAGGCACTGAAGCATGAGTGCGTGTATCACAAAGCGCGTGAGTACTCAAGAGTACACGAGAATTACACAAAATGATGTCAACCATTCACGTAAACAGACTCCATTTCTTGAGTGAACGCAAACGGTAGGGAGAACATGTATCAGTGAATCCaggctttaaagggatagcagcCTAATTTAATGTTCTTTATGAAAACAAGAACACATTACTTATATTTAACTCAATGTGTCACCATATCAATGTCTATCATAATAAAACCTTAATGgttatgttaattatgtcaaacataattattttggaaattaaaaataaaattaacccaTTAAACTGTAACATAACGTATTCGATTTGAAAATCTCAAAAATTTCTAAAATTCTGTTTGGCTGTcaattttttgttataattcATCAGCTGGAATAATAGTTCTTAAAGTGATTCcaattatatctttttttctgtgcctttatttttaagccGTGGTgagtacttatatatatataattacacgcacacacacacccacccaatactgttgcaaaaaaatgcatgaagacttctaaataaatataaagaaattcTTGGAAAAGGTTATTGCAAGTGGAACCAAGCCTCATttagtttgtaattatttatttaaatgcatcctgttcaaaaaaaagttgcaaagaAGTTACAACATCAGTTATCACAACTAAATGAGCGAGGAAGTGATACAACTCTGACTGTGACTCTTTCACCACAGAAACCTGCCAATATATTGGTAATGGGAGAAGGTCCTGAAAGAGGACGTGTGAAGATAGGTATGACATCAGCTGTTTCCTTTCTATTGTGACAAACTGAAGTGGTTATGTGTGCATCTGAGTGTTTTGATGCACAATCATACCAGTGTTTAAAATCCTGTCCCTTATGTGCAGCTGATATGGGTTTTGCACGGCTCTTCAACTCACCACTGAAGCCTTTAGCAGATCTGGATCCTGTAGTTGTTACGTTCTGGTACAGAGCACCAGAGCTACTGCTGGGAGCCAGGCATTACACCAAAGCCATCggtgagttttttttgttgttgtttgtgtgtgtgcaaatgcacatttaaaaattgtgtgctttagatttaatgatttttttttcttcacagatATCTGGGCGATTGGCTGTATCTTTGCTGAGCTTTTGACCTCAGAGCCTATCTTCCACTGTCGACAGGAGGACATAAAGACCAGTAACCCCTACCATCACGATCAGCTGGACCGGATCTTTAATGTCATGGGCTTTCCTGCAGGTATTCATCTTCCACTTGACGTTTAAATCCAGACGAGCTAGTGAAAACCTTGTAAATGTGAGGCTTTTGTTAGGAGTTGTAGAAGTGAAAACATCTTTACTTTTTACTGTACTCATGAACATAAGCATGATTGATCgcaacaaaaaatctaaaaaaaaatttttgtattgtgtatgtttattatttgtatatatttaagaaaaatatttacactatatatgtatatatgtgtgtgtacattt from Puntigrus tetrazona isolate hp1 chromosome 24, ASM1883169v1, whole genome shotgun sequence includes:
- the cdk8 gene encoding cyclin-dependent kinase 8 isoform X1, giving the protein MDYDFKVKLTGERERVEDLFEYEGCKVGRGTYGHVYKAKRKDGKDDKDYALKQIEGTGISMSACREIALLRELKHPNVISLQKVFLSHADRKVWLLFDYAEHDLWHIIKFHRASKANKKPLQLPRGMVKSLLYQILDGIHYLHANWVLHRDLKPANILVMGEGPERGRVKIADMGFARLFNSPLKPLADLDPVVVTFWYRAPELLLGARHYTKAIDIWAIGCIFAELLTSEPIFHCRQEDIKTSNPYHHDQLDRIFNVMGFPADKDWEDIKKMPEHSTLMKDFRRNTYTNCSLIKYMEKHKVKPDSKAFHLLQKLLTMDPIRRITSEQAMQDPYFLEEPLPTSDVFAGCQIPYPKREFLTEEEPEDKADKVRNKNQQQQQGNNHTNGAGHTGNPDNSHAQGPPLKKVRVVPPTTTSSGLIMTSDYQRSNPHAAYQNPGPSTSLPQSSMGYSSTSQQPPQYSHQTHRY
- the cdk8 gene encoding cyclin-dependent kinase 8 isoform X2; the encoded protein is MDYDFKVKLTGERERVEDLFEYEGCKVGRGTYGHVYKAKRKDGKDDKDYALKQIEGTGISMSACREIALLRELKHPNVISLQKVFLSHADRKVWLLFDYAEHDLWHIIKFHRASKANKKPLQLPRGMVKSLLYQILDGIHYLHANWVLHRDLKPANILVMGEGPERGRVKIADMGFARLFNSPLKPLADLDPVVVTFWYRAPELLLGARHYTKAIDIWAIGCIFAELLTSEPIFHCRQEDIKTSNPYHHDQLDRIFNVMGFPADKDWEDIKKMPEHSTLMKDFRRNTYTNCSLIKYMEKHKVKPDSKAFHLLQKLLTMDPIRRITSEQAMQDPYFLEEPLPTSDVFAGCQIPYPKREFLTEEEPEDKADKKNQQQQQGNNHTNGAGHTGNPDNSHAQGPPLKKVRVVPPTTTSSGLIMTSDYQRSNPHAAYQNPGPSTSLPQSSMGYSSTSQQPPQYSHQTHRY